One Proteinivorax tanatarense DNA segment encodes these proteins:
- a CDS encoding phosphatidate cytidylyltransferase, whose amino-acid sequence MFKRIGTAILGIPLILIIIWLGGLPLSASLLLLGMIATSEYTKMLNLPKFKVGIPIAFFGFCLFFSSIPFHIIFFVYFFIIAVYLLIVNFHSEEINTLAYSLIPIPYIFLPFWLLGAIRQQENGFIFLLIILVIPWITDTGAYFVGLSVGKNKLLPSVSPKKTIEGALGGLFLCILFLVSANYYLDILAFHEAFLFAFVGSILAQIGDLFESALKRKCNIKDSGDILPGHGGILDRFDSLLFIAPFGYIFFKYFI is encoded by the coding sequence ATGTTTAAAAGGATTGGCACGGCAATACTAGGTATACCCCTAATATTAATTATTATATGGTTAGGAGGGCTACCGTTAAGTGCTTCACTTCTATTATTAGGGATGATTGCAACATCAGAATATACTAAAATGTTGAATCTACCTAAATTTAAAGTGGGAATTCCAATAGCATTTTTTGGGTTTTGTTTATTTTTTTCTTCAATACCTTTTCATATAATATTTTTTGTTTACTTTTTTATTATTGCTGTTTATTTATTAATAGTTAATTTTCACAGTGAAGAGATTAATACATTGGCTTACTCGTTAATCCCAATTCCTTACATATTTTTACCGTTTTGGTTATTGGGGGCTATTAGACAGCAGGAAAATGGATTTATTTTTTTATTGATAATTCTTGTCATACCGTGGATTACCGATACTGGTGCATATTTTGTAGGTTTATCAGTAGGAAAAAACAAACTGTTACCTTCTGTTTCTCCTAAGAAAACTATTGAAGGTGCTTTAGGGGGCTTATTCCTCTGCATTTTATTTTTGGTATCGGCAAACTATTATCTAGATATATTAGCTTTTCATGAAGCCTTTCTTTTTGCCTTTGTTGGAAGTATATTAGCACAAATAGGGGACCTTTTTGAGTCAGCTTTAAAGAGAAAGTGTAATATAAAGGATTCTGGAGATATTCTTCCAGGTCATGGTGGGATTTTAGATAGATTTGATAGTCTATTGTTTATAGCTCCATTTGGATATATATTTTTTAAGTATTTTATATAA
- a CDS encoding isoprenyl transferase, which translates to MSFFSKEYNKENVPETVAIIMDGNGRWAKKRGLPRSMGHKKGVEALKRIIEVSAKIGIGNLILYAFSTENWKRPEKEVNYLMKLPVEFLGKELENIHKNNVKISTIGEIDKLPNKTQEAIIKGKNQTSQNTGLNLVFAINYGARSEIVNAAKEIARKVDKGDIEIENINEKLLASHLETKDIKDPDLLIRPGGEARVSNYLLWQIAYSELYFCETLWPEFGEDEYLKAIKSYQNRNRRFGGILGRKK; encoded by the coding sequence TTGTCATTTTTTAGCAAAGAATATAATAAAGAAAACGTGCCAGAAACTGTAGCGATCATTATGGATGGTAATGGCAGATGGGCTAAAAAAAGAGGTTTGCCAAGAAGTATGGGGCATAAAAAAGGTGTAGAAGCGTTGAAAAGAATAATTGAAGTTAGCGCTAAAATTGGTATTGGAAATTTAATTTTATATGCATTTTCTACAGAAAACTGGAAAAGGCCAGAAAAAGAAGTCAACTATCTTATGAAACTACCCGTTGAATTTTTAGGTAAAGAGTTAGAAAATATACATAAAAATAACGTTAAAATATCCACTATTGGAGAAATAGACAAGTTGCCTAACAAAACCCAGGAGGCTATAATAAAAGGTAAAAACCAGACATCTCAAAATACAGGACTTAATTTAGTTTTTGCTATAAACTATGGAGCAAGAAGTGAAATTGTTAATGCCGCTAAGGAAATTGCTAGAAAAGTTGATAAGGGTGATATTGAAATAGAAAACATCAATGAAAAGTTATTGGCTTCACATCTAGAAACAAAGGATATTAAAGATCCTGATTTATTAATAAGGCCTGGAGGAGAAGCGAGAGTAAGTAACTACCTACTATGGCAAATTGCGTACAGCGAGCTATACTTTTGCGAAACACTTTGGCCTGAGTTTGGTGAAGATGAATATTTAAAGGCCATTAAAAGCTATCAAAATAGAAATAGGAGATTTGGTGGTATTTTAGGGAGGAAAAAGTAA
- a CDS encoding DUF6115 domain-containing protein, with protein sequence MSEPVILLVGVLIIILAVLYAYIRKKQSSESFELELHQNNYEVDELEKTYQRLLMEIERNKKDAINQIFYAKQNALKEIKLSHESQLKALKQKNIEKTEENAEISKLEAKHSKVIKLLDKGKSATEVAEELDRGVGEINIIASLLKKERNAKNG encoded by the coding sequence ATGTCAGAACCAGTTATCCTCCTTGTAGGAGTTTTAATTATCATTTTAGCTGTACTGTATGCCTATATCAGAAAAAAACAAAGCTCTGAAAGTTTTGAATTGGAATTACATCAAAACAACTATGAAGTTGATGAGCTTGAAAAAACTTATCAAAGGCTTTTAATGGAAATTGAAAGAAATAAAAAGGACGCTATAAACCAAATTTTCTATGCAAAACAAAATGCGTTAAAAGAGATTAAATTGTCACATGAAAGCCAGTTAAAAGCTTTAAAGCAAAAAAATATTGAAAAAACAGAGGAAAATGCAGAAATTAGCAAACTTGAAGCAAAACATAGTAAAGTTATAAAGCTTTTAGATAAAGGGAAGTCAGCTACTGAGGTCGCTGAAGAATTAGATAGAGGGGTAGGAGAAATTAATATTATTGCTAGTTTATTAAAAAAGGAGCGTAATGCTAAAAATGGATAA
- the pyrH gene encoding UMP kinase, giving the protein MPKYNRIILKLSGEALACQEGSSIDSTVLKSIAKQIKEVKDIGTEVAIVVGGGNIWRGATASHKGMERATADYMGMLATTINSLALQDALESIGVVTRVQTAIEMRQIAEPYIRRRAINHLAKGRVVIFAAGTGNPYFSTDTTAALRAAEIGAETILLAKGKVDGVYDSDPLTNPDAKKFKELTYIDVLNKNLGVMDSTASSLCMDNNIPLIVFALNQEGNIKKAVMGEKIGTIVKGENND; this is encoded by the coding sequence ATGCCTAAGTATAACCGTATAATTTTAAAGCTAAGTGGAGAAGCCCTTGCTTGTCAAGAGGGGTCAAGTATTGATAGTACAGTTTTAAAGTCAATTGCAAAGCAAATAAAGGAAGTCAAAGATATCGGTACAGAAGTAGCTATAGTAGTAGGCGGAGGCAATATTTGGCGAGGTGCTACTGCCAGCCATAAGGGCATGGAAAGGGCTACTGCTGACTATATGGGTATGCTAGCGACTACTATAAATAGCTTAGCTCTGCAAGATGCATTAGAATCGATAGGAGTTGTAACCCGTGTACAGACTGCAATTGAAATGAGGCAGATAGCAGAGCCATATATAAGGCGAAGAGCTATAAACCACTTAGCAAAAGGTAGAGTAGTGATTTTTGCTGCCGGCACTGGAAATCCATATTTTTCTACAGACACTACTGCAGCCCTAAGAGCTGCAGAAATTGGTGCAGAGACAATTCTTTTAGCTAAAGGGAAGGTAGATGGAGTTTACGATAGCGATCCCCTTACAAACCCTGATGCAAAGAAATTTAAAGAATTGACTTATATTGATGTATTAAATAAAAACTTAGGAGTGATGGACTCTACTGCTTCATCGCTGTGTATGGATAATAATATTCCCCTTATTGTCTTTGCTTTAAATCAAGAAGGCAATATTAAAAAGGCAGTGATGGGAGAAAAAATAGGAACAATAGTAAAGGGGGAGAATAATGATTAA
- the rpsB gene encoding 30S ribosomal protein S2 produces the protein MAIISMKQLLEAGVHFGHQTRRWNPKMAEYIFTERNGIYVIDLQKTVTKMEAAYNYVKEVAANGGTVLFVGTKKQAQEAVEEQAKRAGMYYVSQRWLGGMLTNFDTISKRIGRLKELEKMEEDGTFDLLPKKEVINLKKERDKLEKNLGGIKEMKKVPDAIFVVDPRKERIAIAEARNLDIPVISIVDTNCDPDEVDYVIPGNDDAIRAVTLITTKIADAIIEGRQGEQE, from the coding sequence ATGGCAATTATTTCAATGAAACAACTTTTAGAAGCAGGTGTACATTTCGGGCATCAAACCCGTCGTTGGAATCCAAAGATGGCTGAATATATTTTTACAGAAAGAAATGGAATCTATGTAATTGACCTGCAAAAAACAGTAACAAAAATGGAAGCTGCCTATAATTATGTAAAAGAGGTGGCTGCAAATGGAGGTACCGTACTTTTTGTTGGTACTAAAAAGCAGGCTCAAGAGGCTGTCGAAGAACAAGCCAAAAGGGCAGGCATGTATTACGTGAGTCAAAGATGGCTAGGTGGGATGTTAACCAACTTTGACACAATCAGTAAAAGAATTGGAAGGTTAAAAGAACTTGAAAAGATGGAAGAGGATGGAACTTTTGATTTGCTTCCTAAAAAAGAAGTTATTAACCTTAAAAAAGAAAGAGACAAGCTAGAAAAAAACCTTGGTGGAATAAAGGAAATGAAAAAAGTTCCTGATGCAATTTTTGTAGTTGATCCAAGAAAAGAAAGAATAGCTATCGCTGAAGCCCGTAATCTGGATATTCCTGTAATTTCGATTGTGGACACTAACTGTGATCCAGATGAAGTAGATTATGTGATACCAGGTAACGACGATGCTATCCGGGCAGTTACCCTTATAACAACTAAAATTGCTGATGCAATTATAGAAGGAAGACAAGGGGAACAAGAATAA
- the tsf gene encoding translation elongation factor Ts has product MITAKLVKELREKTGAGMMDCKKALTKTEGDMDKAVDYLREKGLSAAAKKSGRVAAEGVVESYIHGDGRIGVLVEVNAETDFVAKNEEFKQFVSDIAMQIAAANPTYVTREEVPQEELEREKEVLKNQALNEGKPEHIVEKMVEGRMDKYFSEVCLLEQEFVKDGDKTVQELLTEKIAKIGENISIRRFVRYEVGEGLEKKDEDFVEEVKKAAQV; this is encoded by the coding sequence ATGATTACTGCAAAACTTGTAAAAGAGTTAAGAGAAAAAACCGGTGCTGGGATGATGGATTGTAAAAAGGCCTTAACTAAAACTGAAGGCGATATGGATAAAGCTGTTGATTACTTAAGAGAAAAAGGGTTGTCTGCCGCTGCTAAAAAATCTGGCCGAGTTGCAGCTGAAGGAGTAGTAGAGTCATACATACATGGAGATGGAAGAATTGGAGTTTTAGTAGAAGTAAATGCAGAAACAGATTTTGTTGCCAAAAATGAAGAGTTTAAACAATTTGTTAGTGATATTGCAATGCAAATCGCCGCTGCTAACCCAACCTATGTTACCAGAGAAGAAGTTCCCCAAGAAGAGCTTGAGCGAGAAAAAGAGGTTCTTAAAAATCAAGCTCTAAATGAAGGAAAACCAGAACATATTGTAGAAAAGATGGTTGAAGGTCGTATGGATAAATATTTTAGCGAAGTTTGTCTTTTAGAGCAAGAGTTTGTTAAAGATGGCGATAAAACTGTTCAAGAACTGTTGACAGAAAAAATTGCAAAGATCGGCGAAAATATCTCAATCCGCCGCTTTGTTAGATACGAAGTTGGCGAAGGTCTAGAAAAGAAAGATGAAGACTTTGTAGAAGAAGTAAAAAAGGCAGCTCAGGTTTAA
- a CDS encoding DUF342 domain-containing protein — MEEAVKYKLNVSPDKLKAYLELKNPGIDLAEEELNEIIDEIKGQKFYNFDEVKVKEEISVATGLEKILIGQGKPPENGKNGYLKFLIEEKKDKNPAVLEDGSVDFYNLNLITNIEKDTPIAEVIPATEGVVGYNVFGEEIPPVHGKEAKIPNGKNISYNPDDRLIYSQVDGRLSLVDGNINVFEVLEINGDVDFSSGNIDFIGTVVVNGSVRDGFEVKAQGDITVNGIVDSSKVFCEGNLTVSGGIQGRNKGIIEAKGIVATRYIENCTVSSKSIIVKDAIMHSNVYAKEKVTVLEGKGLIVGGVIRAGKQISSKVIGSNLATKTSIEVGVDPKLREKCTELTDTLQEKKSSLKKSQQALKLLNAKQQTPDGLSNEQEQLYKKFQSTVTFLRREVDELTEKYNEVATKLKASKGVVEAKEKVFPGVKIIIGSKSRTVSDTSSSSTFYLGHDGEVSVK, encoded by the coding sequence ATGGAGGAAGCTGTGAAATACAAATTAAATGTTTCTCCTGATAAGTTAAAAGCTTATCTGGAACTAAAAAATCCAGGAATAGATTTAGCTGAAGAGGAGCTTAACGAAATAATTGATGAGATAAAAGGTCAAAAGTTTTATAATTTCGATGAAGTTAAAGTGAAAGAGGAGATATCTGTAGCTACAGGTTTGGAAAAAATCCTGATTGGACAGGGTAAACCTCCTGAAAACGGGAAAAATGGCTATCTCAAATTTCTAATTGAGGAAAAAAAAGATAAAAATCCTGCTGTTTTAGAAGATGGTAGCGTAGACTTTTACAATTTGAATTTAATAACAAATATTGAAAAAGATACACCAATTGCAGAAGTTATACCCGCTACAGAAGGTGTCGTAGGATACAATGTTTTTGGAGAGGAAATTCCACCAGTTCATGGTAAAGAAGCCAAGATACCTAATGGTAAAAACATTTCATATAATCCTGATGATAGATTAATTTACTCGCAAGTTGATGGACGGTTATCTTTAGTTGATGGGAATATTAACGTTTTTGAAGTTTTAGAAATAAATGGAGATGTAGACTTTTCATCAGGTAATATTGATTTTATAGGTACAGTTGTAGTAAATGGTAGTGTTAGGGATGGTTTTGAGGTAAAAGCTCAGGGAGATATAACTGTAAATGGTATAGTTGATAGCTCTAAAGTCTTTTGCGAAGGGAATCTAACAGTTAGTGGTGGGATACAGGGAAGAAACAAAGGAATAATTGAAGCAAAGGGAATCGTAGCAACCAGGTATATTGAAAACTGTACAGTTTCTTCTAAAAGTATAATCGTTAAAGATGCTATAATGCACAGTAATGTATATGCCAAGGAAAAAGTCACAGTTTTAGAAGGAAAGGGATTGATAGTAGGCGGTGTTATTAGGGCTGGGAAGCAAATATCATCAAAAGTTATAGGATCTAATTTAGCAACTAAGACCTCTATTGAAGTTGGAGTTGATCCAAAGTTGCGGGAAAAATGCACAGAATTGACAGATACTTTACAAGAAAAGAAAAGTAGTTTGAAAAAATCTCAACAAGCATTAAAGTTATTAAATGCAAAACAGCAAACACCAGATGGTCTAAGTAATGAACAGGAACAATTATATAAGAAATTTCAATCAACTGTAACTTTTTTAAGACGTGAAGTTGATGAATTAACAGAAAAGTATAATGAAGTGGCTACTAAGTTAAAAGCGTCAAAGGGCGTCGTTGAGGCTAAAGAAAAGGTTTTCCCTGGTGTGAAAATAATAATAGGTTCTAAATCAAGAACGGTTTCTGATACATCCAGCAGCTCTACCTTTTACTTAGGACATGATGGAGAAGTATCAGTAAAATAG
- a CDS encoding sigma-70 family RNA polymerase sigma factor, translating into MDNNQLWINFNKGSSEAKEELIKAYSHIVKFVVDRIWTGYKIGSYDKEDLISLGIVGLLEAMDKYNPKLGVKFETYATPRVKGQIIDAIRKEQWLPKDILKGINELEMACEQLATSKEAPTEEKLASALGVSVDKVKKLIRYAGQKVVLRLDAPIATEEGTLTIKDTIEDEKQLSPHQAFLLDQQHKTLAELLNKLSNREKLVLNLYYNEELTLKEISKLLELSEARISQIHTKAVLRLRRLYSKAQKSF; encoded by the coding sequence ATGGACAATAATCAATTATGGATTAATTTTAATAAAGGTTCTTCAGAAGCGAAGGAAGAGTTGATAAAAGCCTACTCGCATATTGTTAAGTTTGTTGTGGATAGAATTTGGACTGGTTATAAAATTGGTAGTTATGACAAAGAAGACTTAATTAGTTTGGGGATTGTAGGACTTTTGGAAGCAATGGATAAATATAATCCAAAGTTAGGTGTGAAATTTGAGACATATGCTACGCCAAGAGTTAAAGGACAAATTATAGATGCTATTCGTAAGGAGCAATGGTTGCCCAAAGATATTCTAAAAGGAATAAACGAGTTAGAAATGGCTTGTGAGCAGCTGGCAACTTCAAAAGAGGCTCCTACCGAGGAAAAACTTGCTTCTGCTTTGGGAGTATCAGTTGATAAAGTTAAAAAACTTATTCGCTATGCTGGTCAAAAGGTTGTGCTCAGACTAGATGCTCCTATTGCGACAGAGGAAGGTACCCTTACTATAAAAGATACAATAGAAGACGAAAAACAGCTATCCCCCCATCAGGCTTTTCTTCTAGACCAACAGCACAAGACTTTAGCAGAGCTTTTAAATAAGCTATCTAATAGAGAAAAATTAGTGCTAAATCTGTACTATAATGAAGAATTGACGCTAAAAGAGATATCGAAGCTTTTAGAGTTAAGTGAAGCAAGGATTTCTCAAATTCATACTAAGGCAGTTCTTAGACTGAGGCGATTATATAGCAAAGCCCAAAAGTCATTTTAG
- the frr gene encoding ribosome recycling factor — MINDVYSDVKTRMKKAIESLQTDMNSVRAGRATPSLLDRIMVEYYGAQTPLNQLANISAPEPRLLVVQPWDKSVIPEVEKAILKSDLGLTPNNDGTVIRLAIPALTQERRNELVRYVKQKGEEGKVAIRNIRRDGNDTVKSLEKNNEISEDESRKAQEEIQKITDEFIKEADIVIENKEQEILEV, encoded by the coding sequence ATGATTAACGATGTTTATTCAGATGTTAAAACAAGAATGAAGAAGGCTATTGAATCATTGCAAACAGACATGAACTCTGTAAGAGCAGGTAGAGCGACACCTAGTTTGTTAGACAGAATAATGGTGGAATATTATGGGGCTCAAACACCGCTAAACCAATTAGCAAACATATCTGCTCCTGAACCACGCTTGTTAGTTGTTCAGCCGTGGGACAAGTCAGTGATACCAGAAGTTGAAAAAGCAATTTTAAAATCTGACCTAGGTTTAACTCCTAATAATGATGGTACAGTTATTCGCTTGGCAATACCGGCGCTTACCCAAGAAAGAAGAAATGAGTTGGTTAGATATGTTAAGCAAAAAGGTGAAGAAGGAAAGGTTGCTATACGAAATATACGAAGAGACGGCAATGACACTGTAAAATCACTGGAAAAAAATAACGAAATTTCTGAAGATGAAAGTCGAAAGGCACAAGAGGAAATTCAAAAAATAACTGATGAATTTATTAAAGAGGCTGATATTGTTATTGAAAATAAGGAACAAGAAATTTTAGAGGTGTAA